In Zingiber officinale cultivar Zhangliang chromosome 8B, Zo_v1.1, whole genome shotgun sequence, a single genomic region encodes these proteins:
- the LOC122017501 gene encoding uncharacterized protein LOC122017501, with protein MEDVMKGPYKVPSFGSWNFYEEKHVDGFVQAQFFVEDGEELFEVLRSYKHLPQERKKEEKKKNKPRAVDDDLYKIPPELLCQIPKKRNLLKNFWAGCLCLSCMA; from the exons ATGGAG GATGTGATGAAGGGGCCGTACAAGGTTCCATCTTTTGGCAGCTGGAATTTCTATGAAGAGAAGCATGTCGATGGGTTTGTGCAAGCTCAATTCTTTGTGGAAGATGGCGAGGAGCTCTTCGAGGTGCTCAGATCCTACAAACATCTGCCTCAG gagaggaagaaggaggagaagaagaagaacaagccaAGAGCTGTAGATGATGACCTTTACAAGATACCTCCAGAGCTCCTCTGTCAAATACCAAAGAAG AGGAATTTGCTAAAGAATTTTTGGGCAGGATGTCTGTGTCTCAGTTGCATGGCATGA